ttcccattataaattcattagcaggatatggaagttttgttatgtacatactaagataatgatttttatcttcttcttttaatttgtaataatgtattctatattcacatatataagactctacattacataaatcatatatctgaatattggctaaatggttttttgcttcttgatattctttattatagacttcttgtctatgatctataatatttttttcaaaaaattctttatatagaatcgttattatatataatattttatcataagctgttgtttttgtttctaattcttctattatttggttttctattgatgtcatataatctcttatagttcctttagtatgaaaccctatgtaattccaaatgtccattccagacaattcactaagttttggattagtaaaggcttctaataagaaggaattcaagcaattttcgaaaatttctttttcgttCTTTTTGCATATCCGTAGATATTATTTATGACAAGAAATTAATTGAGAACCCTCGAAATATCTACAGGGATGGGATATAAGTATCCACCCGACAAAGATCCATTAAATTTTcgtgaatataaaattatataatcatTCAATAAGGGTCTAGCCAACAAgccaacaaatatttttaaattgcattttatactaattaattgttattaattagtgattatttaaattttattttttaaaaaatataaaattaataattattaattacagtaattgtttaaaattaactgattacaaataattattttcctATCCTTTTCCTTATCCATAAAATCttgaataatttaatattaaaaataataaaaaaatacatgttttaataGATATAGATGATAAAAGATACtattgaaacaaaaataaaattttatatgaaaattaaactcCAATCCCTGTTATATACATTGGTGGTGGTAAGCTTCGTTACAGATTTAGTGACTATATATTTGATGTTAAAAAAGGTATTATTGCatagcttttctatgacattgcACTTGATATTATgctaaattcaatttattcttgAGATAACTGAGATCATATATATTGAGAAATATTTGTGATTCCAGAGTTTTATAAGTTTATAGGTTGGGAATTGCACtaattttgatgaaaataaCTTTTCCATTGGTAAAGTGATGAGAGTGACTAGTAATAAAAATTCTAGCGGTATAAAACTATATAGTCAAAcatattattgtttaatttgttcAAGCAAGACTACTTAATTAACACCAGACCCATATATGGTGGTAGACTCCAATGTCATGTGATCCACCAAACACCTCACACACCCAGTCAAACACATCGTCTTTGAATGttgaaatttatataaaaataatgatgaCATTTTTGCTTCGAAGAAATTTAATTTCAACAAGACATGGATGTAATGGCAATAAGAAGCACGTGTACCCCGCTAACTATATAAATAACGATTATGTTACGTGTATATTAAAATcatctattaaaattagttatcagtataaaatatatattaaaaatataaatatatattaaaataaattaaatcacatatatatttatacacaaatttattaataattaattaattttaatgtaccaataatatttttaaaatcattaatatGCTAAAAAAGTACAAGTATTTCTCGTTAGTGAAGATGCTAAGTGGATGCTATACGAACCCGGCCGTTGGGGATTATATTATATAGCAATTAGCAAGTCTATGAGTCAATAATAGTAGAGACacaaactaatttaaattggtcCAATAACTAATTTCGCTCTCGTAtgtttaaataagtattgagagtttaaatttttttttttaaaaaatatcgtaaacaacaaaaataattctaaagATATAAtagctaaaattattttatataatataatatttataattttattcatataatatctataattatatatttattatttttaaaattatataattattttaaccatagttaataaatattaaataagtttattttaaaaaatttaaatcaattttttataaacaatTATTGCTATGAATTTGTTTAAGCTAAGCAAGTCAAGTAAACAAGCGTGAGCGACGACTTCACATCCGACAGTGTTAAGTCTGAACGTGTTTTATACTTATTTATTGGAAAATTATGACATGTCCGGAAAACTCTTCTATGTACGTACAATTATTTCCccaaacattaatatttttgtctttgCAGCAAGTGAAGGATGATTTTTACCCTTTTTCTGAAGTGTTTTCTTACAAATGACCAACTTAGAAAGAAGGCTAAGGATTTGGTGAcctcaaataaatataaaatttatcccattcttctatttttaaaattaaaattcttctatttattttttgtttttaaattttaaacccaTCGCAAAATAATTATGCTGTTAAAAAAACAACTCTACATTTTCTCTTCCTTTCATACATCATTTCTTATTGCTAATATTGGATTGAGAGCCTGCCTTGGTTGACTCGGCTTGCATTGTCATTAGATCCCAACAAATCATTTTGCCCAAATCATACATTAAAAGACAATAGATTTATGACTTTTTAGTACTAACTTAATACTGTTCTAGATCCTATGAGACGTGATCATTTTTTCTTGATACGGGTacatttcataaaataaaaaataaatagaagaatttTAATTCATGCATTGTTACAGAATATCAATACAACTCATGCATTATTACTACAACTCTATTCACGTTTAGCTCTAATTGTTGCAATAATCTATTCTTCTCCTTACCAAAAAAGAATAGAGTCAATTAACCGCACAAAACTATTTTGATCTAGTTTTCTATCACCAcatatttttctatgcaatACTACCTGGTCTTTTCTAGCAAGATGCTTCATCTTTCACCATCTCAAGCAAATAAAACACTTCGTACATTCGTTGTCGAATGTGGTGATAGCTAGTCATGGTCTTCCCCGAACTCATCATTACAACTCGGAGTTATTGAATTGACTTGACTTGGGTAGTTTTTAAACTTAGTTGCGGTCAACGATATACATGCGTAACGGCTCTTGTTCTCTGTGGGGGgaacaaaaaaattcataagaGCGAGGGCATCAAatgaatacaaaattaaaaataattaaccctAAGTCTTTAGCtaaaatgttaatatttttttatatcttcaatgcttcaatctttaaatcttattatttgttatattaaaattcaatctttaaattcgttaaaataaacaaatatagaAGAAAAGCAATTTTAAACACTTGAAAAATTTTACTCTTGTCTATTTATATATAGCATAACGGCATAatctcttttttaaattttatactcttgtCGAATGTTGAAttgttcatttttcttattattattttcttccgtttgctttttctatttgcTAAAATACTgcagaaaatatttaaaatagaaagcAAGATACCTGTTGGTAGCTACagctttctttttatttcatgtCAATAAAAATTGTaagattgaaataaaataacctAACAATAATACGTGTGGTTGgactaatttttagtatatcttCAATCCATGGTAaatcatataatataatatattaaatgaaaataacatttatcatttttttttatatttctatagaCATTCTATATATGGAGTGTTTCAgttaaaattcataaatatatGTTTTACAATCAATTTTTTGtcgtattttttaattttgctttaaatattaatatatttttcgttttagaattttgttttttttttattaattcacccatatttttattcttttaattacatAATGCTTGTTTccaatcaaatttgaatttttcatttGGTCTTGCATTGATTGCATATCGCCGTAGTCTTTTACAATGTATCACATTTTATGAAGTTTCTTCTTGCATATTGGGTGGTATTCATGCATTGACCCAAGTGATAATTTTATGATGTGAGATTTCAACGTATGTAGGGATAGTAAGCTATATTTTATCAAATGATGGTTGAATTTACTTAGATACTATGACTCGTAGAATAAAATGTTGGTAAAACTAACTTTTCAAAGGAGATTGTTTTATGATTCAACAATCGCAAATCGAGCTTTATAAGCCaaatttattttccagtatGTTCAAACTTTCTATATCTGGCTGATGATCATTTTcgaaataaaatatacaatgaGATTTGGTTCTTTTAATTTAGtacaactttaaaaaatttacgAATTATTCATCCACCACGTTAACTTTTTTTCAACAAAAAGGTCATTCTAAAATTTAGTGTAATATTAATgacaattttgatttttaaaaaaaattaaaaattaaaataatactttattcaatatattcttgagtaatttttttttatatagttatTGTTACAATTATTAACCACCAAgaatactaaatattttttataacaattaaGTGAcagtgaaaaatatatttaaacaaaaacaagtatttattataaaaaatactctatcaaaataattatttttagtggcCATTAAAATTGgtcattttttttgtagtgatatATATATAGCCACAAATTTTATTACGATAACAATACCATAGTATCATAACAATAATATTACAATTGTAAATTATTGTTAATGAAAATAGTCATTAATGTAAGATTACTTGAGACGAAAAGTTTTTTTTGAAGTGCATAGAATTTAACACTGCGAGGTGGAGCATTTGAAGTTAAATAAACTAGATATACAACACGTCaaagatttcaaaaaaatctaataACCTCAAGTCATTTTCAGTATTACCATCAATAGTGTTGAATTCAAATTCTAGAATTAACAGcggagaaaaaaaaatctaaccaaatagttaattttttttatatactagTTATTAATGGATATTAACGTGTAATTCTATAATTATTGTTAAGTTTTTCTCCACCCCAtgacttggttttgagtttcattgaatttaaaaaaaaaaaagagagaagagactCAGAAGGAAGTAGTGGATGGAGTCTATAAAGAAGACTAGCTGATTCAAGGTTCAAAGTCAAAATCAACttaaattatagtaaaaaaattttgaggTGTATAATAACTTAAGAGAGAAGTGAACACGACGgtctaaaattattataatattgtttatgattaatattttttattaattattttagttaatattttagattaacactttattttcttattgttaacatttaaaatttaaataaatatatttttgttaataaaatatatgttaaaaaataataatttttgtttgtgatgtaatattttttcaaattattattagagaATGGCCAACAGTTGATTTCCAATACTAACCCAAATACCTAGTACCCAATAATTTTCACTCACAGGCCACTCTCTTCCTTTTTAAGCTGGTCATttataacaaaacacttcttcATCAAGGATTTAAATCATCCTTCAATTACTCAATGCAAGACAAAAATGTTTGGAAAAATTGTTTTACATAGAACATATGGTAATTTTtcaaaagtataaattataaaacACGTTTAGACGTACCATTATTGTCGGATTTGAAGTCATCGCTCGCGCTTGTTGACTTGACTTGCATAGCTTAAACACATTCAGAGACTTGCTAATTATTGCTATATAATCCCCAAGAATCCAGGTTCTTTCAAGGAATTTGTTACAGTAGTCTTGTTCCTACAATAATGGtgttaatattttatgtatatttaatataattgtaataagaaatattagataattaatattttttatatttatcttatatttaaatcaatattaGCTAACTTCTTTTTCACTAAAAATGTTATAAGTTTTAAATAAGACTTAAAAATGTTTTAAGAGAGGCATGAAATTTGACATTTTCAGCCACATATACATGCCCTACAAAGAATTTTACAATAGATGTATGGGGCACTCTACTATATAGATTGAGTgatatagagagagaaaataatttttttttatagttattttttattattttattgttattcaaagtgtgggttctatctttttcaatctCTCTTTCATCCCATAAAAAGAAAGATCTGTAAACTTATATCTTTACCATATAATTCACCTAGATGTATATATagaattcttttttaaaaaataagtataaaatataatgaCAGGCTCATGGATTTTTTTAGAGGATAAAAGAAGTAAACTTACAAAGAAATAATTTGACTTATAAGATCATGAAAAATTGCATTACTAGGTATATAAAACAAAGTAATAAATTAAACTGTTACGTAATATAATATTCTcctcatataaaaaatatacatttaacatatttatatttcataagaaaattagttaaaatgaaaatatttttataaaaataaaatattagacaCAAATTCTAGGTTAGTCTTCTCTGCACAAATGACAAATCAATGAATGCATATAAATATTAGATATAAATTACGGGATAAGACTTCCGTACAagacaatatataatattttcataGTGAGTGAGATTTAGATAAGTTTTTAGTATaccttttatttaaaataaaactatcaaaagttattttaatatttcaaaataaaagtttaagCAAGGAGTTAATCTTTTAGataacattattaatttttttaaattattcttttattacaaattctaaattttaaatccaaaacattaaaatttaaattataaagttcttaagaaaataaaaaataactttataataaaaaattaattaatatgtgttttttagaaagtataagaacaaatttttaattagtcaatattaatggatttttttattttaaaattttttattttttagaggttttaaaatttagagtctCGGGTTAAAGATTAatgatttagaatttagaatataaaattaaaaaaataattttgtcaaaaaattggctcttaagattttttttttcaattattatacATCAGGGTGCATTTTCCTTAGCAACTTGGTCTGATAAGTTGAACACTTCAACACCCTTTGTTGCTATCTATAAAAGAATGAACTCACGAGCCATTTTCTATTCACAATTCACACTTGAAATTCCTAATACTTTTGTTTATGTTGAGAGAGTTGAAGCTTGATCTTGTGAGGCATAGAGGATCATATTGGTGTTAATATAGTTGTGGGGGGAATGGGAGTGAAGGGCATGTTATTTGTTATTGTTGCCTTGGTCCTTGtagaagtagaagtagaagtagTAGCTATAGATGATATTGACAGTACTCAAATAGCTCTTCATGGGTGCCAAAGGAATTGTGGAGATGTTCAAATTCCGTATCCATTTGGCATAGGAAAAACCGAAAACGGTACTACCTGTTTCTTAGACAAACCATTTAATCTTACTTGCAACAGTAGTAGTTCCAGTTTAACATCGGGCAATGTCCAAGTTATAAACATCAACATCTCCCAAGGTCAATCAGATATGTTGATTTTTGTCTCCAAATATTGTTATAATAGTAGCTATGGTAACAACGCTGTAAGTAGCCAACCCAGCGGGCTCATAAGTAGTTCTTCTTTCACCATTTCGAGCAAAGACAACAAGTTCATAAGTGTTGGCTGCGATACTTACGGCTATCTTAATAGCTTCTACAACAACAATGCAGGTTATTCAACAGGGTGCTTAACAAGATGTTATGGCAACACTAAGGAAATCAAGGATGGAGATTGTTCCGGTATTGGGTGCTGTGAGGTGGATATTCCTCCCAAGATGAGATCGGTCTCAACTCAAGCAGGTACCTTTTTCAATTTCCAGGATTCTCTGGTCTTCAACAACTGTAGCTATTCCTTTGTTGTCAAGAATGGCAACTACACGTTTAAGAAGGCCCACTTAGGGAAACTATTACATGAGACGTTCCCTGTGGTGTTCAATTGGAGTGTTGGAAACGAGACATGTAAAGAATCTCAAAACAGAGGTACCAACATTTGCAAGGGAAATAGTATTTGTATGGATGCAGAAAGTGGATATGGTTACCGGTGTCAATGCCAGAAAGGTTTTGAAGGAAATCCATACCTTCATAATTGCACAGGTAATTAACTAATTCTATTAAGCATTCATCTGTATATTTATGTATAGTTAGTTATCTTTTGTATGACATCTTCAATTTGTTTTCTCTTGCAGATATTGATGAATGTGAGACGGGACAACATTCATGTGCAAGTAAACATAATTGTCGCAATGAAATTGGATTCCACGGATGCTTTTGTCCTAACGGACAATCAGGAAATGGATCAACAATAGAAGGGTGCCACAAGAAAAATTTGCTTCCACAAATTGTGATTGGTAAGCAATTTAACCACATTTAGATTTATTGTGCCTACTAGAGATATTAATATAACACAAACAgcagaatatatttttttagtcattagttttttagtttaataattcaaCAATACACTTTTAATTCACACTTTTAAACATTGCTAAttgaccaaaaataataaatttcatgGGTCCTCTAACATTTTTCTCTTGTATATACATCCAATTTTAGTTACTAATTAGTAAGATTGCAGggtcaattaatattttaatatagtgGATCAATACTCTTTTATTGTACATGTAAAATCattataagataaaataagatagttaaaatttctatttttaaaagaaaaaatactgaACAATATTATCCAACATGCAGGTGCAAGTGCAGGATTCATAGCTATTTTTGTGGGAACTTCTTTGCTATACTTAACACACCAAAAGAGAAAATTCATCAAACTTAAAGAGAAGTTTTTTAAGCAAAATGGTGGTCTTCTTTTGCTACAACAACTCTCTTCAAGAGAAGAATCCTCCCATACTATTCAAATTTTCACCGCCAAAGAATTGAAGAAGGCCACCAACAACTATGATGAGAACTTAATCATTGGCAGGGGAGGTTTCGGCACAGTTTTCAAAGGAGTTCTAGAGAATAACACAATTGTTGCTATCAAGAAGTCCAGAATAGTTGATGCTGACCAAGTTGATCAATTCATCCACGAGGTTATCGTTTTGTCCCAAGTTAACCACAGAAATGTGGTGAAGCTTTTGGGTTGTTGTTTAGAAACAGAAGTCCCTCTTCTTGTCTATGAGTTTGTAAGGAATGGCACACTTTTCGATTTCATCCATAATGAAAACAAGAGAAATCATTTCAATTGGGAAAATCGTCTCAGAATTGCAACAGAGACAGTCGGAGCTTTATCATATCTTCATTCATCTGCTTCCATTCCAATTGTCCACAGAGATGTTAAGAGTACTAACATTCTCTTAGACGAAGATTACACTGCCAAAGTCTCTGACTTTGGAGCTTCAAAATTTGTTCCATTGAATCAAAATACATTAGCTACAGTGGTGCAAGGAACTTTTGGTTACTTGGATCCAGAATACATGCAAACTTGCCAACTAACTGAAAAAAGTGATGTGTATAGCTTTGGTGTTGTGCTCGCTGAGCTTCTTACGGGAAAGAAACCTCTTATGTTTGAGAAGTCGGAAGAGAAAACAAATCTTGCTATGTACTTGACATCTTGCCTGGAAGAGGATCGCTTGTTTGAAGCTCTTCAAGTTGGAATCTTGAacgaagaaaataaacaagagaTTGTGGAAGTTGCTATTGTTGCAGCAAAGTGTTTGAGACTTAAAGGCGAAGAAAGGCCAAGCATGAAGGAAGTGGCAATGGAATTAGAGGGAATAAGGTTAATGTCAAAGTCCCACTGGGTTAATAATGCAGACAAGAATTTTGAAGAGATCCAGCACTTGCTTCCAGTGTCATCATCGTCAGAAAAATATGAGCATGGTGATAGCAGCAGTGGCAGTCATCAAAATACCAAATATGATAGTATCATCAGGGATCAAGAAGTGCTAATTGCCTTGCCAAGTGGAAGGTGATAATGCTAGCTTACCAGTTATCACACACATACTAAATAATATTGTGGTAGGTGAAGATGACACTGAAAATTTTTTACGGTGTTTGTTTTATCTGTGATTGTGTTGACTTTTTTTCTCATAGAATTGTGTTTTTGTCTTTTAGACTGTTATAATGGGCtctcttttttaaataaaataaaaataggtaAAATTTAGGGTGATTATCATTATGATAATTAcagaaattatataattttaataacactTAAAAAGTATTACTAAAATTtagattatctttttatttttattttttaaattaaaaaatattactgtacttttaataatttttttaacattattaaaattatataatcttCTTAACTATCATCATAATAATAACCACAAAAACATATACCATATCTTCCTGAAAGCAACTTCAGACCAAAACGAGTGGGCTTGTTGTCGAATGTGACTATCATGGCCATCTCCAGATCAATTATTACAACTCGGGAGTTGTTGACTTGACTTGCCTAGgctttaaagatttttttttttgttcagtgAATTGAACAACCTCAATTTTAGATACCTCAATAGATAGGATAACTTATCCACACACTCTTCACacatttatcatatttttttctcaaatgtATCCTCTAGAGTTTGAACTCTAAATCTCTAGATTTTAATGATAGAGAAGGGAAAAACGTCATCTGAACTAAGGTTCTTCGGCgactttaaagtttaaactatAGTCGCGCCATATGGGTAATCATGGATTGGGACCGGGTCGGATTTGGCCTCGGTCCTAAAAAATAACcggataaaaattaaatttaataaatattatgttatatttatataaaaataaattattttaaaataaaaatagtattgtatgacataaaaaataataattaaaatataaaaatataatataatattattaattttattttaaaatatatatttttattataaaaaataattttgagaaaagtcgataatataaaatataattcgaactcaatttaaaaataacacagAATAGAAATTGAAAATTCAAATCCGATAAAATATGCTTTGGGTCTTGAATACCCTGCTTTGCTatcaacaaaatatagataCGTAACTATTCTTGTTCTCTCTGGAGAAAccagaaattttataaaaaaaggtaaacaaattaaatacaaataaaaaatatgcaaaaatgaCTTCGAAGCAGCTAGaatctaaaatataattcattttttttaacccAAAACCCTATATGAACTCCGACCCGAAACCCTAACTAGTTCCTTTTTCACTTCAACGCCACTGTTGCAGGAAGATGCTCCCATTGTTGTTATTATCTTCCCTTGTTGCAACGAACAGATTACAAGCTCCTTCTTCCATTTGATTACTGATTTTGGATTAAGTATAAGTGCAATTAAAACAAATTCGAATTCAGAAATAGGAGGAAAAACACACAATACCGCAGCCATATTTAGGCCCGAATCGAATTCAGGCTGGTCTGTACTTTGAATACTTCTAACTATATTAATAGTTCCATCTCTATTTCTTTTCTATTGCATGTCAATAAATGTTgtaagtttgaaaaaaaaaacaactaatAATAAATGTGGTTGGACTAATATTTTTACTATATCTACAATAAGTCAATAATCCATGTTAaatcatataatataatatatattgaattaaaaaaataagtatactaataagtatatttaaaaattagtcatcATTAATAGtcgtatataaaaatatatttttgacatctcattattttttattatattattataaataagtttgattatttgttttactatattaaatttgattactATTTAATAGCTAATTATTTAGTTGAAAGAATACGTGAatcaattaatatataaataattaaatatataatagtgaCTGACTTAATTTAGTGCGTGACTGACTTTTACAGTACATATAgcatttttaaaagaaaaataaggtaCACACTATTTAATACACATACCTGTTaacatataaaatcttttagaaaTATGGGGGACCATGAAGAGTGCAACATaacttctattatttttattcatgtaTGTTTCCAAATGGAGAAGAGAAATCTTTTTTCTTGACTTAGCTTAAGAAttacttttctttaaaaaaaataaatgaaaatatatGTTTTATCATAATAAGgagaaaatttggagggaaaaatatttaacttaggcaaaaaaattgaaattatttaatctttcatacactgtcaatgtaaaaaaaaaaaaactttatacaaataactaattatatattattacaatagtaaaaataattaattttaaaatctattattttaaaattatttaaatacgtAAATATAATTACATGATTGTGTAAAAACAGACAAACAAtgcattttattgttattaatttattatagtatAGGGATTAAATGCATGGATAGTAAATTTCTTGAATTAGTAACTAGGATTTTCAATCATTATACAGTGTGAAAGTGATATGTTTTACTGGGAAGGCTAGTAGCCGGTGGGAATTAAGCATAGATCATTTTGTCTTTTCACTACATGTCCAAATCCTCATTCCTCATTCCATATGGCAACTTCCAATTGAAATGATAAATCAAATTTACAAGTGACAATTGAATGTAAGGCATGGCAAATGCAATTGCTGGACACATTCTTCTTCCAGCACCAAATGCAATGTATTCAAAGAATCAAAGTTTGTACCTTTTAAAATCATCAATTGATGATGAATCAAGAAATCTCTCTTGTAAAAATCTCTCAGCTTCATACCAATACTTAGGGTCTCTTCCAATTGCCCAAGCATTAACAATGATTGTGTGCTCTTTGTGggtattaattattaaatatccATCAATTACACATGCCTCgctattttttctttgaatagaTAGATAATACTTTTGGTGGGAGTAGTCTAAGAGTTTCTTTGATTACTGAATTTTAGTTGAGTTTATGAAAACTTGTTTCATGCACATATGATCATTTATCTTTATAGATCCTTCTTACGTCACTTTGTGCCTTTTCCATGACCTTGGGATATTTCATGAATTCTGACATAGCCTATATTATGGTTATTGATGGTGTTCCTGTTCCTCCAAAACAAGCATGTCCTGatgaaattaaattatcaaCCATAATCATTGGGTTAGAAATGTATACATAAGAAGAGCATCTAATAGATCCACCTCTAGCTAACACATTGTTGCTGCTGCTATCATAATTTTCTTCGTGATCTTTGATGATATTTTCTAGAACCTTGTCATTTTCTTTCTGCAACCATTCAAGCTTAGCTAATTTCATTCCTGTAAAGTAATCGGCGAGCAAATGGCAAGTTGGCAACGGATAAGTTTGAAGCGTGAGAAACATTGAGTAATGTCTAACATCGATGCATTActtgaattatattattgaaCTTCTTATGCCTTGGCGGATATGCATATATGGTGGTATGATGTTGTAGTATAGCTATCTGTGCAGAGGTTGGCATATGGGCGACTGATTGTGTTTGATAGCAATGTCAAATGAGATTAATTAGTTAGCAATTCCCTACTTTAACAACAGTATTTCTACCAATTTTTGCCAATTCTAATTTATAATAGTATTTAATGGAAGTGTCTTTGTAGATatgtctaataaaaattttatagctGTGTCTAATggaagtgtctttatagatgTATGTCCTAGATGTATCTCTTTATACATGTgtttaaaatatactaattaattattgt
This portion of the Arachis duranensis cultivar V14167 chromosome 6, aradu.V14167.gnm2.J7QH, whole genome shotgun sequence genome encodes:
- the LOC107495258 gene encoding wall-associated receptor kinase 5-like, with translation MGVKGMLFVIVALVLVEVEVEVVAIDDIDSTQIALHGCQRNCGDVQIPYPFGIGKTENGTTCFLDKPFNLTCNSSSSSLTSGNVQVININISQGQSDMLIFVSKYCYNSSYGNNAVSSQPSGLISSSSFTISSKDNKFISVGCDTYGYLNSFYNNNAGYSTGCLTRCYGNTKEIKDGDCSGIGGGFGTVFKGVLENNTIVAIKKSRIVDADQVDQFIHEVIVLSQVNHRNVVKLLGCCLETEVPLLVYEFVRNGTLFDFIHNENKRNHFNWENRLRIATETVGALSYLHSSASIPIVHRDVKSTNILLDEDYTAKVSDFGASKFVPLNQNTLATVVQGTFGYLDPEYMQTCQLTEKSDVYSFGVVLAELLTGKKPLMFEKSEEKTNLAMYLTSCLEEDRLFEALQVGILNEENKQEIVEVAIVAAKCLRLKGEERPSMKEVAMELEGIRLMSKSHWVNNADKNFEEIQHLLPVSSSSEKYEHGDSSSGSHQNTKYDSIIRDQEVLIALPSGR